One genomic region from Microcystis panniformis FACHB-1757 encodes:
- a CDS encoding DUF3143 domain-containing protein, translating into MKIPTADTPLYNHPLPAIEAWLVKLGCRKNTENVHCWTVEKPTWKAEICLDIEEITVRYLRAANDGSDINRAFKYSLSRQDIESAVFSGP; encoded by the coding sequence ATGAAGATTCCCACTGCTGATACTCCCCTCTATAATCATCCCTTACCGGCGATCGAAGCATGGCTAGTTAAATTAGGTTGTCGGAAAAATACCGAGAATGTCCACTGTTGGACTGTGGAAAAACCGACATGGAAAGCGGAAATCTGCCTCGATATCGAAGAAATCACCGTTCGTTACCTTCGGGCAGCCAATGACGGCAGTGACATCAATCGCGCTTTTAAATACTCCCTGAGTCGCCAAGATATCGAATCGGCGGTTTTTTCTGGTCCCTAA
- a CDS encoding thylakoid membrane photosystem I accumulation factor: MKSRYRLRLRICLVFLIVALTSFSPWLTPSAYAGIDDDRLDGNIFVVYAGNGSLVPPRLNLAETFQRKIPAIIVYYLDDSSDCKRFAAIVSRFQEFYGRAASIIPVSVDSIPLKSSYRADEPGYYYRGGVPQTVVLDQQGKVVYDGLGNVKYEDVDDVLRKVFDLLPRSESVELKRRSFNEFNAELR, translated from the coding sequence ATGAAATCTCGTTATCGGCTGCGTCTTCGGATCTGTCTTGTCTTTCTCATTGTTGCTCTGACGAGTTTCTCTCCTTGGCTAACCCCTAGCGCCTATGCGGGAATCGATGACGATCGCCTTGATGGTAATATTTTTGTGGTCTATGCGGGTAATGGTTCCCTCGTACCACCGCGTTTAAATTTAGCGGAAACTTTTCAACGGAAAATTCCGGCTATTATTGTCTATTATCTGGATGATAGTAGCGATTGTAAGCGATTTGCGGCAATTGTCTCCCGTTTTCAAGAGTTTTATGGTCGCGCCGCCAGTATTATCCCCGTAAGTGTCGATTCTATCCCCTTAAAGTCTTCCTATCGTGCCGATGAACCGGGTTACTATTATCGCGGCGGGGTTCCCCAAACAGTGGTTTTAGACCAACAGGGTAAAGTGGTTTATGATGGTTTGGGCAATGTTAAATACGAAGATGTGGATGATGTCTTAAGAAAGGTTTTTGATCTTCTGCCTCGATCAGAATCGGTAGAGTTAAAAAGACGCTCTTTTAACGAGTTTAACGCCGAATTGCGCTAG
- the psbA gene encoding photosystem II q(b) protein produces the protein MTTTLQQRESASLWEQFCQWITSTNNRLYIGWFGVIMIPTLLTATTCFIIAFIAAPPVDIDGIREPVAGSLLYGNNIISGAVVPSSNAIGLHFYPIWEAASLDEWLYNGGPYQLVIFHFLLGVFCYLGRQWELSFRLGMRPWICVAYSAPVSAATAVFLIYPIGQGSFSDGMPLGISGTFNFMFVFQAEHNILMHPFHMLGVAGVFGGSLFSAMHGSLVTSSLVRETTEIESQNYGYKFGQEEETYNIVAAHGYFGRLIFQYASFNNSRSLHFFLGAWPVIGIWFTAMGVSTMAFNLNGFNFNQSILDSQGRVIGTWADVLNRAGIGMEVMHERNAHNFPLDLASGEQAPVALTAPAING, from the coding sequence ATGACCACCACTCTACAACAGCGCGAGAGCGCTTCCCTGTGGGAGCAGTTCTGCCAGTGGATTACCAGCACCAACAACCGTTTATACATCGGTTGGTTCGGTGTCATCATGATCCCCACCCTGCTCACCGCCACCACCTGCTTCATCATCGCCTTTATCGCCGCTCCTCCTGTAGATATCGACGGTATTCGCGAGCCTGTAGCTGGTTCCCTACTCTACGGAAACAACATCATCTCTGGTGCAGTTGTTCCCTCTTCTAACGCAATTGGACTCCACTTCTACCCCATCTGGGAAGCAGCTTCCTTAGATGAGTGGTTATACAACGGTGGTCCCTACCAGTTAGTCATTTTCCACTTCTTACTAGGTGTCTTCTGCTACCTCGGTCGTCAGTGGGAACTGTCTTTCCGTTTAGGAATGCGTCCTTGGATTTGTGTAGCTTACTCTGCACCTGTATCCGCCGCAACTGCTGTATTCTTAATCTATCCCATCGGACAAGGTTCCTTCTCTGATGGTATGCCTTTAGGAATCTCTGGAACCTTCAACTTTATGTTTGTGTTCCAAGCAGAACATAACATTCTGATGCACCCCTTCCATATGTTAGGTGTTGCTGGTGTGTTCGGCGGTTCCTTGTTCAGTGCAATGCACGGTTCCCTAGTAACTTCTTCTTTAGTGCGTGAAACCACTGAAATCGAATCTCAGAACTACGGTTACAAATTCGGTCAAGAAGAAGAAACCTACAATATCGTTGCCGCTCACGGTTACTTCGGACGTTTAATCTTCCAATACGCTTCTTTCAACAACAGCCGCTCTCTGCACTTCTTCTTAGGTGCATGGCCGGTAATCGGTATCTGGTTTACGGCAATGGGTGTTAGCACCATGGCGTTTAACCTCAACGGTTTCAACTTCAACCAGTCGATTCTCGATTCTCAAGGTCGTGTAATCGGTACTTGGGCCGATGTGTTAAACCGCGCTGGTATCGGTATGGAAGTAATGCACGAGCGCAATGCACATAACTTCCCCTTAGACTTAGCTAGTGGTGAACAGGCTCCCGTAGCTCTGACCGCTCCTGCTATCAATGGTTAA
- a CDS encoding HPP family protein, translating to MLSYKKIRSMWENYWFKIFHRWRSCSLACPVEKPHHRHVFWSWFGSFMAISICAYLTMETNSPLLMAPFGATSVLIFGAPDSPLAQPRNVIGGNVLGALVSLTLLHFFGASPLVVGMAVSLTIGITQLTGTLHPPAGAVALVVMLTSSPP from the coding sequence ATGCTCTCCTACAAAAAGATTCGATCGATGTGGGAAAACTATTGGTTCAAAATCTTCCACCGATGGCGCTCCTGCTCTTTAGCCTGTCCAGTCGAGAAGCCTCATCATCGACACGTTTTTTGGAGTTGGTTCGGCAGTTTTATGGCAATCTCGATTTGTGCTTACCTGACGATGGAAACGAATTCGCCCTTGCTGATGGCTCCGTTTGGTGCCACCAGTGTTTTGATTTTCGGCGCTCCCGATAGCCCATTGGCGCAACCGCGTAATGTCATCGGCGGGAATGTCTTAGGGGCGCTTGTCAGTCTAACACTTCTGCATTTTTTCGGGGCTTCACCTCTAGTCGTTGGCATGGCAGTATCGCTAACGATAGGCATTACGCAACTTACCGGAACGTTGCATCCTCCCGCAGGTGCTGTTGCCTTAGTTGTGATGTTGACATCCTCGCCGCCCTAA
- a CDS encoding endonuclease/exonuclease/phosphatase family protein produces MLTSILLWSIALSLLLISFTPGVWYKLWFFEILGTGYLWFAGLTLILLLALFLPRFRPSRWKLMITLAVGLGFYASTIGTWYVPRLRDARTGGFPLTVMTYNVNYQLWETSAVTDLVRANPVDVFGLVEPFKEQAAELLDNVQDLYPYYYRATGGGLSLFSRYPITEATTDNLGTRHHSLFASVNVTGHPIRVVVAHPLAPISMPNFINRNQAMVALAAYAAQQSITTVIMGDFNLTSWSIYFRNFIINSGLRSVNLGHGLNPTWFYTDEARSLSHLDHWKQALKIPIDHIFVSQNVRVDQVITLPSGVSDHRPVIAKLRVM; encoded by the coding sequence ATGCTGACCAGTATTTTGCTGTGGTCGATCGCACTTAGCCTGTTGCTAATCAGCTTCACACCTGGAGTATGGTATAAGCTATGGTTTTTTGAGATTTTGGGGACAGGCTATCTTTGGTTTGCGGGCTTGACTTTGATCTTGCTGTTGGCTCTGTTTTTACCCAGGTTCCGCCCTTCGCGCTGGAAATTGATGATCACGTTAGCTGTCGGACTGGGGTTTTATGCCAGCACAATTGGTACCTGGTATGTTCCGAGGTTGCGAGATGCTAGAACTGGTGGTTTCCCATTGACTGTAATGACCTACAACGTCAACTACCAACTATGGGAGACCAGTGCCGTGACTGACCTGGTTCGGGCAAATCCCGTAGATGTATTCGGGTTAGTTGAACCGTTCAAGGAGCAGGCAGCAGAGCTACTAGACAATGTGCAGGATCTTTATCCTTACTATTACCGCGCAACGGGAGGCGGACTGAGTTTATTTAGCCGCTATCCCATTACAGAAGCAACGACTGACAACTTGGGAACCCGCCACCATAGCCTATTCGCAAGCGTTAATGTGACAGGACACCCCATTCGGGTTGTTGTTGCCCATCCCCTTGCCCCTATATCTATGCCTAACTTTATCAATCGTAACCAGGCGATGGTGGCCCTGGCAGCCTATGCAGCACAGCAGTCAATCACTACCGTAATAATGGGTGACTTTAACCTCACCTCCTGGTCGATTTATTTTCGCAACTTTATCATTAACTCAGGATTACGCAGTGTCAATCTAGGGCATGGACTAAATCCAACCTGGTTTTATACTGACGAAGCGCGATCGCTATCCCATCTCGATCATTGGAAACAAGCTCTAAAAATTCCCATTGACCACATTTTCGTCAGCCAAAATGTCAGGGTTGATCAGGTCATCACACTGCCTTCAGGTGTATCTGATCATCGTCCAGTGATTGCAAAACTACGCGTGATGTAG
- a CDS encoding J domain-containing protein has protein sequence MTFERDNSQTTPRVIAANSHFADTYYAILGLHPSASVIEVRRAYRELSKRYHPDTTELSPEVAKVKFQRLNEAYATLSNPDRRSLYDLQIGYSRWNVIQTIPDSDQPIANRSAYLDPTDRPLSSGEIFALFILALTLLGCLLLAVIIAMLRGENAVTVAQLFLI, from the coding sequence GTGACCTTCGAGCGCGATAATTCCCAAACTACCCCGCGAGTCATTGCCGCTAACTCGCACTTTGCCGATACCTATTATGCCATTCTAGGACTACATCCGAGCGCCTCAGTGATCGAAGTGCGACGCGCCTATCGGGAACTAAGCAAACGATACCACCCCGATACTACCGAACTCAGCCCCGAAGTGGCAAAGGTTAAATTCCAGCGTCTTAACGAAGCTTATGCCACCCTGAGTAATCCCGATCGCCGTTCCCTGTATGATTTACAGATAGGTTACTCGCGCTGGAATGTCATCCAAACCATCCCCGATAGCGATCAACCCATAGCTAATCGTAGCGCCTATCTCGATCCGACTGATCGGCCCCTATCTTCGGGAGAGATTTTTGCTTTGTTTATCTTGGCACTCACCCTGCTCGGCTGCTTGTTACTGGCGGTGATTATTGCTATGCTTCGAGGAGAGAATGCTGTCACTGTAGCCCAATTATTTTTGATTTAG
- a CDS encoding ISL3 family transposase, whose protein sequence is MEFYLKLIICITIPEEPKILLDVIKGHKQEELMEALKAQPDAVREKVKEVSVDMWSGFTAVIKELFPNAKIIYDRFHVMAIINDELNKLRKLMGVHEKGLPHLLWKNKEDLKDEQKQQLEVILKEHPCLGIAGEMKEEIRQIYQSSRTFRGAERKLEKWIRIGGILYESSARMIQKHLPGICNYFENQTTNGLIEGMNTKIKLIKRMSYGFTNFEHLRLKLFACFNS, encoded by the coding sequence ATCGAATTTTATTTGAAGTTAATTATTTGCATAACAATTCCCGAAGAGCCGAAAATTTTACTAGATGTGATTAAAGGACATAAGCAAGAAGAATTAATGGAAGCCTTAAAAGCACAGCCAGACGCAGTTCGGGAGAAAGTGAAAGAAGTGAGCGTCGATATGTGGTCAGGATTTACAGCAGTGATCAAGGAATTATTTCCCAATGCTAAAATCATCTATGACCGTTTTCATGTAATGGCTATCATCAATGACGAGCTTAATAAATTGAGAAAGTTAATGGGGGTGCATGAAAAAGGATTACCTCATTTATTATGGAAGAATAAAGAGGACTTAAAGGACGAGCAAAAACAACAACTAGAAGTTATTCTGAAAGAACATCCATGCTTAGGAATAGCCGGGGAAATGAAAGAAGAAATTAGACAAATTTATCAAAGTAGTAGAACGTTCAGAGGTGCTGAGAGAAAATTGGAAAAATGGATAAGAATAGGCGGGATATTATATGAAAGTAGTGCCAGGATGATCCAGAAGCATTTGCCAGGTATTTGTAATTACTTTGAAAATCAGACAACCAACGGATTAATTGAGGGAATGAATACCAAAATAAAGCTTATTAAAAGAATGAGTTATGGATTTACCAATTTTGAACATCTTCGACTTAAGCTGTTTGCTTGCTTTAATTCATAA
- the arsS gene encoding arsenosugar biosynthesis radical SAM (seleno)protein ArsS (Some members of this family are selenoproteins.): MTPFFEKLKTPLTKQKISVMQINLGKKCNLACSHCHVEASPVRSEEMTPEVCEQIIELIARFPQIKTVDLTGGAPEMLYGFKPIVETSRKAGKEVIVRSNLTIYFEKGFTDIPEYCAGHQLRVVASLPCYLADNVDKMRGLGVYDRSIAALQWLNRLGYAQEPNLIVDLVYNPQIPKSENFSLTPDQVSLTQDYKKFLQEHFNISFNNLFTITNLPVGRTRFHLEHQQLYQPYLQFLEDHFNGDTVEYLMCRNQLSIDYLGNIYDCDFNQMEGLAACTSQGQKLTLPDLLQAGTLELITEVQTASYCYGCTAGSGSSCGGALISV, translated from the coding sequence ATGACTCCTTTTTTCGAGAAACTAAAAACTCCTTTAACTAAGCAAAAAATCTCGGTTATGCAAATTAATTTGGGAAAAAAATGTAACCTTGCTTGTAGCCATTGTCATGTGGAAGCTAGTCCAGTTCGCTCCGAAGAAATGACTCCAGAAGTGTGCGAACAAATTATCGAACTGATCGCAAGATTTCCCCAAATTAAAACCGTCGATCTGACTGGCGGCGCTCCCGAAATGCTCTACGGTTTTAAACCAATTGTGGAAACCTCTAGAAAAGCGGGAAAAGAGGTAATTGTGCGCTCGAATTTAACTATTTATTTCGAGAAAGGATTTACTGATATTCCTGAATATTGCGCTGGACATCAGCTGCGGGTGGTGGCTTCTTTACCCTGTTATCTTGCCGATAATGTGGATAAAATGCGCGGTCTGGGAGTCTATGATCGATCGATTGCTGCTTTACAATGGTTAAACCGTCTTGGCTACGCTCAAGAGCCGAATTTGATTGTGGATTTAGTCTATAATCCCCAGATTCCTAAGTCAGAGAATTTTTCTCTCACACCAGATCAGGTATCCCTAACACAGGATTACAAAAAGTTCTTGCAAGAACATTTTAATATTTCTTTTAACAATCTGTTTACTATCACTAACCTACCCGTCGGCAGGACGCGCTTCCATCTGGAACACCAGCAACTCTATCAACCCTATCTTCAATTCCTCGAAGACCATTTTAATGGCGATACTGTCGAATATTTGATGTGTCGTAATCAGCTTTCGATCGATTATTTGGGTAATATCTATGACTGCGATTTTAATCAGATGGAGGGTCTGGCCGCTTGCACCAGTCAAGGCCAAAAATTAACCCTGCCGGATTTATTACAAGCGGGTACTTTAGAGCTAATTACAGAGGTACAAACCGCTTCCTATTGCTACGGTTGCACTGCCGGCAGCGGTTCCAGTTGTGGGGGAGCTTTGATTTCAGTCTGA
- a CDS encoding iron uptake porin codes for MKIKQNFLTAAILLGFSGPVLANSLENLSSNPMAQVTSVNQLRDVSPTAWAFEALRSLVERYGCIVGYPDRTFRGERALTRWEFAAGLNACLNTLERLIQEGVAVLKEDLDKIKRLVSEFETELAALGARVDNLENRVAFLENNQFSTTTKLTGEVVMALYGVATGEKNGGEGIPQVPAFGYRARLELNTSFTGKDLLYTRLATGNIADLADTTGTFESTLAFTQPDGNDLLLEVLNYSFPLTENIQLWLEATGGAKDDFTNTLNFLDGDGASGALSAFGTRNPLYFAPGQTGLGLQGNYGALQFSAGYLAGDANDPNPGAGLFNGSYTALGQLGYVPNENFGIALSYLHGYNQLDTGTGSQRSNFRFFTEELFGEAVPTINNSLGLQFTWRIVDGFVLGGWGGYTKAITLSTLDGQLERGDLDIWNWAVTLAFPDLFKEGNTAGIIVGMQPWVSSSSIRLNDGSATNDPDTSFHIEGFYEWKLTDNIALTPGVIVITSPNSNNNNSTLVIGTIRTTFTF; via the coding sequence ATGAAAATCAAGCAAAATTTCCTAACAGCAGCGATATTACTGGGTTTTTCTGGTCCGGTACTGGCTAATAGTCTCGAAAACCTCTCTAGTAACCCCATGGCACAGGTAACAAGTGTCAATCAATTGCGGGATGTTTCTCCCACCGCCTGGGCGTTTGAGGCCTTAAGAAGTCTCGTGGAGAGGTATGGTTGTATAGTAGGTTATCCTGACCGTACTTTTCGCGGTGAACGCGCTTTAACTCGTTGGGAATTTGCCGCCGGGTTGAATGCTTGCTTAAATACCCTAGAAAGATTGATTCAAGAAGGAGTAGCGGTATTAAAAGAAGATCTAGACAAAATCAAGCGATTAGTTAGCGAATTCGAGACCGAATTAGCGGCATTGGGTGCTAGGGTTGATAACTTGGAAAATCGAGTCGCTTTTCTGGAAAATAATCAATTTTCCACCACCACTAAATTAACCGGGGAAGTGGTGATGGCATTATATGGGGTAGCCACAGGAGAAAAAAACGGTGGTGAAGGGATTCCCCAAGTGCCAGCTTTTGGTTATCGGGCCCGTTTAGAATTAAATACTAGCTTCACAGGCAAAGATTTACTCTATACCCGTCTAGCAACGGGAAATATTGCCGATTTAGCCGATACTACGGGAACTTTTGAAAGTACCTTAGCCTTTACCCAACCGGACGGCAACGATTTATTGCTAGAAGTTTTAAACTACAGTTTCCCCCTAACGGAAAATATCCAACTCTGGTTAGAAGCGACGGGAGGTGCTAAAGATGACTTTACCAATACCCTCAACTTTTTGGATGGAGATGGTGCTAGTGGGGCGCTTTCCGCTTTTGGTACTCGCAATCCCCTTTATTTTGCCCCCGGACAAACTGGACTCGGTTTACAGGGTAATTATGGGGCTTTGCAATTCAGCGCCGGTTATCTTGCCGGGGATGCTAACGATCCTAACCCGGGTGCGGGTTTATTTAACGGTTCCTATACTGCCCTAGGGCAGCTGGGTTATGTTCCTAACGAGAATTTTGGCATTGCTTTATCCTACCTTCATGGTTATAACCAATTAGATACGGGAACGGGAAGCCAGCGCTCGAATTTCCGATTTTTCACCGAAGAACTATTCGGGGAGGCCGTGCCGACAATTAATAATAGTTTGGGTTTACAATTTACTTGGCGAATTGTCGATGGTTTTGTCCTCGGTGGTTGGGGTGGCTATACAAAAGCTATCACTCTTAGCACCTTAGATGGACAACTAGAACGCGGGGATTTAGATATCTGGAATTGGGCGGTAACTTTGGCTTTTCCTGATTTATTTAAGGAAGGAAATACGGCGGGTATTATTGTTGGTATGCAGCCCTGGGTATCTAGTTCTAGTATTAGATTAAATGATGGCAGTGCTACTAATGATCCCGATACTTCCTTTCATATTGAAGGATTTTATGAGTGGAAACTCACTGATAATATTGCCCTTACTCCGGGGGTAATCGTGATTACTTCTCCTAACTCTAATAACAACAATTCCACCTTAGTTATCGGTACTATCCGCACGACTTTTACTTTCTGA
- a CDS encoding IS5 family transposase, giving the protein MTYEKVKNLNPEEFKRFCGVYPETFKDMVKVLAAEKVLQKKSGRPSKLSLEDQILMTLEYLREYRTYFHLAINWEINETTALRITRRVEGILMKSGLFNLPGKKTVQQANSDLEVVVVDVAEHEIERPQKKQKDYYSGKQGYHTIKSQVLAAQKTGMIICTAHGKGRIHDFNLWKNSQIGIDKSIECLADKGYQGIQKQHENSRIPDKKKKNQELSSEEKEFNRQLSRERIIIEHIHRSLKIFRILSSRYRNRRRRFGLRFNLIAGIYNYELALGYHQVAE; this is encoded by the coding sequence ATGACTTACGAAAAAGTAAAAAATTTGAATCCAGAAGAGTTTAAACGCTTTTGTGGAGTATATCCTGAAACATTTAAGGATATGGTGAAAGTTCTGGCCGCCGAAAAAGTTCTGCAAAAAAAATCGGGAAGACCAAGTAAATTAAGTTTAGAAGACCAAATCTTGATGACCTTAGAGTATTTGCGGGAATATAGGACTTATTTCCATCTCGCAATTAACTGGGAGATTAATGAGACAACAGCCCTACGAATCACTAGAAGGGTAGAAGGTATTCTCATGAAATCAGGATTATTTAATCTGCCAGGTAAAAAGACAGTTCAACAAGCCAATAGTGACCTAGAGGTAGTGGTAGTAGATGTAGCAGAGCATGAGATAGAAAGACCTCAAAAGAAGCAGAAAGATTACTATAGCGGGAAACAGGGCTATCATACAATAAAATCTCAAGTTCTTGCGGCTCAAAAAACAGGAATGATAATCTGTACCGCTCATGGAAAGGGAAGAATACATGACTTTAACCTTTGGAAAAATAGTCAAATTGGGATAGATAAAAGTATTGAATGTTTAGCAGATAAGGGCTATCAAGGAATCCAAAAACAGCATGAAAATAGTAGGATTCCTGACAAAAAGAAGAAAAATCAAGAATTAAGTTCAGAAGAGAAAGAATTTAATCGCCAGTTATCAAGAGAAAGAATTATTATCGAACATATTCACAGAAGTCTGAAGATATTTAGAATTTTATCATCAAGATATAGGAATCGGAGACGGCGTTTTGGTCTGAGATTTAATTTAATCGCTGGCATTTACAACTATGAACTTGCTTTAGGCTATCATCAAGTAGCTGAATAA
- a CDS encoding HigA family addiction module antitoxin codes for MKDLQDIINGRQIRPVHPGEVISDVLEDLEMTQTTFAELLGVSRRTVNEIIKGRRSITVDMAIRIGQTLGNGPQLWLNLQQKVDIWDAIQKHKEEYKKLPTIA; via the coding sequence ATGAAAGACTTACAAGACATTATTAATGGGAGGCAAATAAGACCAGTACATCCTGGAGAGGTCATTTCAGATGTGCTTGAAGATCTTGAAATGACTCAAACAACCTTTGCTGAGCTTCTCGGTGTGTCTCGGCGCACTGTTAATGAAATTATTAAAGGTCGAAGATCAATCACGGTGGACATGGCAATTCGTATTGGGCAAACCTTAGGGAATGGTCCTCAACTTTGGCTCAACCTTCAGCAAAAGGTTGACATCTGGGATGCGATACAAAAGCATAAGGAAGAATATAAAAAATTGCCAACGATAGCATAA
- the arsM gene encoding arsenosugar biosynthesis arsenite methyltransferase ArsM has protein sequence MKMTYLEATAKFYSEVAQTPEVGLCCVQSSPLQLPGLKIPAIMQEMNYGCGTTVQANELGNSPRVLYVGVGGGLEALQFAYFSRRPGGVIAVDPVPEMRWAAQRNLSEALLENPWFSLDFVEIRDGSAFELPVEDASVDVVAQNCLFNIFKPADLQLALREAFRVLKPGGRLLMSDPIAPRPIPEHLQEDQRLRAMCLSGALTYDDYIQQLIAAGFGQVEIRARRPYRLLDCQSYNLAEPLLLESLDSVAFKVAIPEDGACIFTGKTAIYTGTEAIFDDGAGHILAKGLPVAVCDKTASNLARFSPQDILITESTWHYNGGGCC, from the coding sequence ATGAAAATGACTTATCTGGAAGCTACTGCCAAATTTTACAGCGAAGTGGCCCAAACTCCCGAAGTGGGGCTATGTTGTGTTCAAAGCAGTCCTTTGCAACTACCGGGGTTAAAAATCCCTGCCATTATGCAGGAGATGAACTATGGTTGTGGCACGACGGTGCAGGCCAATGAATTAGGCAATTCTCCTAGGGTTTTGTATGTGGGTGTGGGTGGTGGTTTAGAAGCACTGCAATTCGCCTATTTTTCCCGTCGTCCGGGGGGAGTGATTGCGGTAGATCCAGTGCCAGAAATGCGTTGGGCAGCCCAAAGAAATCTCAGCGAAGCGCTGCTGGAAAATCCCTGGTTTAGTCTCGATTTTGTGGAAATTAGAGATGGTTCTGCCTTTGAATTGCCGGTGGAGGATGCCTCCGTCGATGTAGTGGCGCAGAATTGTCTTTTTAATATCTTTAAACCAGCCGATTTACAGTTAGCTTTACGGGAAGCTTTTCGCGTCTTAAAACCGGGAGGACGTTTACTGATGAGTGATCCGATCGCCCCTCGTCCAATTCCCGAACATTTGCAAGAAGATCAGCGTTTACGCGCTATGTGTCTATCGGGGGCCTTGACCTACGATGATTATATTCAACAGTTGATCGCTGCTGGTTTTGGTCAGGTAGAAATTCGGGCCCGTCGTCCCTATCGTTTACTGGACTGTCAGAGTTATAATTTAGCCGAGCCGCTCCTCTTAGAAAGTTTAGATTCCGTGGCTTTTAAAGTAGCTATTCCCGAAGATGGGGCCTGTATTTTTACCGGCAAAACTGCTATTTATACTGGTACGGAGGCAATTTTTGATGATGGTGCTGGACATATTTTAGCCAAAGGATTGCCAGTGGCCGTCTGTGATAAAACTGCGAGCAACTTGGCTCGTTTCTCTCCCCAAGATATCCTCATCACCGAGTCCACTTGGCACTATAATGGGGGCGGTTGCTGTTAA
- a CDS encoding type II toxin-antitoxin system RelE/ParE family toxin has protein sequence MIQTFRNKALERLLKEGNAKGVPKDLEKRIRRRLEVIDSATAIDDLKIPGYDLHQLKGDRRETWSIKVSGNWRITFTFINNDAYDLNLEDYH, from the coding sequence ATGATACAAACTTTTAGAAATAAGGCATTAGAAAGATTATTAAAAGAAGGTAATGCAAAAGGTGTACCCAAAGATTTAGAAAAAAGAATAAGGAGAAGACTTGAAGTGATAGATTCTGCAACAGCTATAGATGACCTTAAAATACCGGGTTATGATTTACACCAGCTTAAAGGGGATAGAAGAGAAACTTGGTCAATAAAGGTATCAGGTAACTGGCGTATTACTTTCACATTTATCAATAATGATGCCTACGATTTAAACCTTGAAGATTATCACTGA
- a CDS encoding Uma2 family endonuclease, whose translation MTALTGKYTLSQYFEQEIQSQTRHEYLDGKIIAMTGGTPTHNRIISNLLVALYTGLKNQPYAVFVTDQRLWIPERQIATYPDIMVMPEPLTYQEGRKDTLINPVLITEVLSAATASYDREEKLAAYRTIATFHEYLLISQEKCYIEHFQKEGDCWVFTAYEYDTIIHLNSLEIQIVIADVYHKIIFENN comes from the coding sequence ATGACCGCTCTCACTGGAAAATATACTCTTAGTCAATATTTTGAGCAGGAAATACAATCCCAAACTCGTCATGAATATCTGGATGGAAAAATTATTGCTATGACAGGAGGAACACCGACTCATAATCGCATTATTAGTAATTTATTAGTGGCTTTATATACTGGACTAAAGAATCAACCCTATGCCGTTTTTGTCACCGATCAGCGTTTATGGATACCTGAGCGTCAAATAGCTACCTATCCTGATATTATGGTGATGCCTGAACCTCTCACTTATCAAGAAGGACGCAAAGATACTTTAATTAATCCTGTTTTGATTACTGAGGTTTTGTCTGCTGCAACGGCAAGTTACGACAGAGAAGAAAAGTTGGCCGCTTATCGAACCATTGCAACTTTTCATGAATATTTATTGATTTCTCAGGAAAAATGTTATATTGAACATTTTCAAAAGGAAGGCGATTGCTGGGTGTTTACAGCTTATGAATATGATACGATAATTCATTTAAATTCTTTGGAAATTCAGATAGTAATCGCAGATGTTTACCATAAAATTATCTTTGAAAATAATTAA
- a CDS encoding type II toxin-antitoxin system RelE/ParE family toxin, whose product MALIWSDGFKRSFKKLIKKNPQLKPKIFDVLRKLAEDPFTLSLKTHRLSGNLEGLWSCTVAYDCRIIFSFSEDGEY is encoded by the coding sequence ATGGCTCTAATATGGAGTGATGGGTTTAAGCGTTCGTTTAAGAAGCTAATCAAGAAAAATCCCCAGTTAAAACCTAAAATTTTCGATGTACTTAGAAAGCTGGCAGAAGACCCATTTACACTGTCTTTAAAAACCCATAGGTTAAGTGGTAATTTAGAAGGGTTATGGTCTTGTACTGTGGCTTACGATTGTCGAATTATTTTTAGTTTTTCGGAAGATGGAGAATATTGA